In one Thermodesulfobacteriota bacterium genomic region, the following are encoded:
- a CDS encoding sulfite exporter TauE/SafE family protein, producing METKILVIVYVSFFVAAFIKGATGLGFVSLCLPVISSFVDIRTAIPLVILPSLLSNVMLIVETKRFTESMHRFWLLYLSALPGLYAGISLLHHAGNTPAKTVLGAVSIAYSIFLLFRIEFTIGRDVERRITIPVGLANGFLNGFTGTQVMPILPYLIALDLDRRLLISAINLGFTISTLVLLIFLDRFDFLSAGILKSSLAGVVPVAVGIYLGGKVRHRLSDDRFRIAILLILMVIGINLIVTS from the coding sequence ATGGAAACGAAGATTCTCGTCATCGTCTATGTGTCCTTTTTCGTCGCGGCGTTCATCAAGGGCGCTACGGGGCTCGGCTTCGTCAGCCTCTGTCTGCCGGTGATATCCAGCTTCGTCGACATTCGCACCGCCATACCGCTCGTCATATTGCCGTCGCTTCTGTCGAACGTCATGCTCATCGTCGAGACGAAGCGTTTCACGGAGAGCATGCACCGGTTCTGGCTGCTGTACCTGTCCGCGCTCCCGGGGCTTTACGCGGGCATATCGCTGCTGCATCACGCGGGCAACACGCCTGCGAAGACGGTTCTCGGCGCGGTTTCGATCGCGTATTCGATATTCCTCCTCTTCCGCATCGAGTTTACGATCGGCCGCGACGTCGAGCGGCGCATTACGATCCCGGTCGGGCTCGCGAACGGGTTCCTGAACGGCTTTACGGGCACGCAGGTGATGCCGATACTCCCGTATCTCATTGCGCTCGACCTCGACCGGAGGCTGCTCATAAGCGCGATCAACCTCGGCTTTACTATATCGACGCTCGTGCTGCTGATTTTCCTCGACCGGTTCGATTTTCTCTCGGCCGGCATATTAAAGTCGTCGCTCGCGGGCGTCGTGCCCGTCGCGGTGGGCATCTATCTCGGCGGCAAGGTTCGCCACCGTCTGTCGGACGACAGGTTCCGCATAGCTATTCTGCTTATCCTGATGGTGATCGGGATCAATCTCATCGTAACCTCCTAG
- a CDS encoding inorganic diphosphatase codes for MAKDTMTVSVMVEITKGSRNKYEFDKTKKRIKFDRLLYSSVHYPSDYGFIEDTLAGDGDPLDALVLLWEPTFPGCIIESRPIGMFVMGDEKGPDEKILCVPIADPHWNHIEKLTEIPPHLLREIEHFFASYKTLEKKDVVVEGWRNKDAALDIIIESQERYKDKGKKKKKSVKKKTDDWL; via the coding sequence ATGGCCAAGGATACAATGACCGTCAGTGTGATGGTCGAGATTACCAAGGGGTCGAGGAACAAGTACGAGTTCGACAAGACCAAGAAGAGGATAAAATTCGACAGGCTGCTTTATTCGTCGGTTCATTATCCGAGCGACTATGGTTTTATCGAGGACACCCTGGCGGGGGACGGCGACCCGCTGGATGCGCTCGTGCTGTTGTGGGAGCCGACGTTCCCGGGATGCATAATCGAATCGCGCCCGATCGGGATGTTCGTAATGGGGGACGAAAAGGGCCCGGACGAGAAGATACTGTGTGTGCCGATCGCTGACCCGCACTGGAACCACATCGAGAAGCTGACGGAGATACCGCCGCATCTTCTGAGGGAGATCGAGCACTTTTTTGCGTCGTACAAGACGCTCGAGAAGAAGGACGTCGTCGTCGAGGGATGGAGGAACAAGGACGCGGCGCTCGACATCATAATTGAATCGCAGGAGCGTTACAAGGACAAGGGCAAGAAGAAAAAGAAGAGCGTCAAAAAGAAGACCGACGATTGGCTCTGA